GGCGTGACGCCGGGCCACACCAGTACTTCACGCACCTCCTGCCGCGCCGCCACCAGGCGGGTCTTGCCCACCCGGAAGCCGACGCCCACCCATTCCTCCTCGTGGCCGGCCTCCTGGCCGCGGCCCGAGGCCGCGATGCGGCTGCGACGCTCCAGCTCCTGCAGGAGCTCGAAGGGTCGTTCGCGGAGTTCGAGGAGTGCGCTCGCCATGGGTTATCCCGCGATCACTTCCTTGATCTTGTCCACGAGCTGCTTCTCGGTGACGGGCTTGGGCAGGTACGCGACCGCGCCCTGGCGCATGCCCCAGATCTTGTCCGTCTCCTGGTCCTTGGTGGTGACCATGACCACCGGGATGCGGGAGGTGTCCGGATCCTTGGAGAGCTGGCGCGTCGCCTGGAAGCCGCTCATGCCGGGCATCACCACGTCCATGATGATGGCGTCGGGCTTCTCGGCCTTGGCCTTGTCGATGCCTTCCTCGCCGCTCTCGGCGGTGATGGTGCTGAAGCCGTTCTTCTCCAGCCAGGTCTTGAGGACATGCACCTCGGTCGGCGAATCGTCGATGATGAGCACGGTGGACATGACTACTCTTCCTCTCTAGTTGCGCTGCGCCCGGACCCGCCGGACGCATGGAAATCAGGCGCTCTTCCGCACGTGGCGGTGGATGGCGCCCACCAGTTCGTCCTTCGTGAAAGGCTTGGTCAGGTACTGCTCTGAGCCGACGATGCGGCCGCGCGCGCGGTCGAACAGGCCGTCCTTGCTGGACAGCATGATCACCGGGGTCGCCTTGAAGTTGTTGTTGTGCTTGATGAGGGCGCAGGTCTGGTAGCCGTCGAGGCGCGGCATCATGATGTCCACGAAGATGATGTCGGGCTTGTGGTCGGCGATCTTGGAGAGCGCCTCGAAGCCGTCCACGGCGGTCACCACCTC
This portion of the Gammaproteobacteria bacterium genome encodes:
- a CDS encoding response regulator, which encodes MSTVLIIDDSPTEVHVLKTWLEKNGFSTITAESGEEGIDKAKAEKPDAIIMDVVMPGMSGFQATRQLSKDPDTSRIPVVMVTTKDQETDKIWGMRQGAVAYLPKPVTEKQLVDKIKEVIAG
- the pilG gene encoding twitching motility response regulator PilG, which encodes MASENTEGGLQGLKVLVIDDSKTIRKTAETLLSKEGCEVVTAVDGFEALSKIADHKPDIIFVDIMMPRLDGYQTCALIKHNNNFKATPVIMLSSKDGLFDRARGRIVGSEQYLTKPFTKDELVGAIHRHVRKSA